The genome window AAAAAGGCGACGAAGGCTGCCAAGCCCAAAAACGTGGCGGCAGCAGTGAAGAGCCCTGCCAAAGCAAAGGCGGTGAAGGCAAAGGCAGCAAAGCCGGAGGCGGCGAAACCGAAAGCAGCGAAGAAAGCAGCCCCCAAGAAGTAAGTCCCCTGTGGAAGAAAAGTTCTTTCTCCACACTTTAACCCAACGGCTCTTTTCAGAGCCACCCACGCTTTCTTAGAAGGGCTGAAATGCTCTTTTGTGGAAGGGGCAGCAGGGAGATGTTTCGGGGAATGGTGCTGTGCTGGCGCAAGTGCCATTTAATTTCGGTAACGGCCAGACGGAGCAGCAAGATTCAGAGTCGCTCAAATTTCCCCTGCATAGAAGGGGGAGGGAAGCACCGCGCTGGTGGCTTTATACCGATACGGCATACGGATTGGGTACGGCCTCGGGAAGGGTGATCTGCTTCCTAAGAGCGCTAACAGCCCCGCCCCGGAGCCGGAATGGTTTGAGCACGGGGCTGCGGCTCGTACTAACTGGAGGTGTGTGATTATATCAGACAATTTTAAAATGCACCGCGGGCTTTTGAGACTTCAGTGAAATTCAGGCTCTTTTTTTGACTTTGTAGGTGGCTCTGAAAAGAGCCTTTGGGTTTCTGTTGCTCAAATTTTCCTGGGCGTTGCTCTTGGGCGCTTACTTGGCTTTGGCCTTGTGGCTGTCGGTCTTCTTGGGCAGCAGCACGGCCTGGATGTTGGGCAGCACGCCGCCCTGCGCGATCGTCACCTTGCCCAGCAGCTTGTTGAGCTCCTCGTCGTTGCGGATGGCGAGCTGCAGGTGGCGGGGGATGATGCGCGTCTTCTTGTTGTCGCGGGCCGCGTTGCCCGCCAGCTCCAGGATCTCGGCCGTCAGGTACTCGAGCACGGCCGCCAGGTAGACGGGCGCGCCGGCGCCCACCCGCTCGGCGTAGTTGCCCTTGCGCAGCAGCCGGTGCACGCGGCCCACGGGGAACTGCAGCCCGGCCCGCGACGAGCGCGACTTGGCCTTGGCCCGAGCCTTCCCGCCCTGCTTCCCGCGCCCGGACATGGCAGCCACTCAGCAAATCGGCGCTCGCTCCGCAGCCGCAAAAGCCTCGGTAAGTCCCAGCCTGGCCCGCCCGGCGCCTTATATACAACCCGGGCGGAGCGGCAGCGCCTGCTCCGATTGGCTGCAAGAAAGGAATCCTTCGGCAGCCAATGGCAAGGCGAATTCAGAGGAGGCCAATAGCAAAGCCGGCCGCGGGGCGGACCAATAGCGACGCGCCGCTGGGAACAGCACCGCTATAAAAGCAGCTGCCGCGGCCTCGGCGCTGTCGTCGGTTCCTTGTTTGCCGTTTTCGTGTGTTGAGAGTGAGTCGCGTGTTTGCAGCCATGCCCGAGCCGGCCAAGTCCGCGCCCGCGCCCAAGAAGGGCTCCAAGAAGGCGGTCACCAAGACGCAGAAGAAGGGCGACAAGAAGCGCAAGAAGAGCCGCAAGGAGAGCTACTCCATCTACGTGTACAAGGTGCTGAAGCAGGTGCACCCCGACACGGGCATCTCCTCCAAGGCCATGGGCATCATGAACTCCTTCGTCAACGACATCTTCGAGCGCATCGCCGGCGAGGCCTCGCGCCTGGCGCACTACAACAAGCGCTCCACCATCACGTCGCGGGAGATCCAGACGGCCGtgcggctgctgctgcctggcgAGCTGGCCAAGCACGCCGTCTCCGAGGGCACCAAGGCTGTCACCAAGTACACCAGCTCCAAGTAAGCTGCTTTTGCAGCCCCCCCCCGTGCCACATCTCCTTAACCCAAAGGCTCTTTTAAGAGCCACCCACCTTTTCAATAAAAGAGCTGGTGCTGTGCTCATTTGTTCTATGCTAGCCCAAgtttttttccaggaagaaagCAGTACCGGTGAAATCAGTGTAAACTACAAGGAAAGCGGGATGTCGCTTGCAATAAACAATGTGTTGTGTAGCATCTGCCTCAGCGGAGCAGAGAACCTTCACAACTCGGTAACAGAAATCCGAGGGAGCCTCCTTTCCTTTGGTGTAGTTTGGGGGGCGGTGGATCAAATAATGAACGCTGTTTCGGTCTcttaaaaagccccaaacaaatGTATCCTGGAAAGCCGGTGCGTGTTGTTTCCTCATGAGGTGTGCCAGCGAAAGACCGTGTGAATCGGGGACAGCAAAAGCTCGGGTGGTTATAGCACACCCTGTCAGCTTGTTTTTAGGTTCTTTATTTTTTGAGCAAAAAGCTCGGGATTGAGGCGCTCGCTTCCCCTTCCGAGACCAGTGTACGGACGGGAGGGCGACCAGGGGAAGCAAAGCGCAACGCTTCTCGGCGCTGTCGTCCCCGACCTGCGCAGCCCCGGCCGTGGCGGCGAGCACAGGCTACCCCGCCTGGCTCTTCTCTGGCTGTCGCCCGCTTCTCCCTGCAGCGCCCTGTCGTCCCGCGACCCGTCGATCCCGCCGCCGCAGGGGCTGGAGCCGGTCGGGCAGAGCCGGAGCCGCGCGGCCGCCGGGCTCGGTCGGACCTGGGTGAGGACTGCGCGGCGCTTCCCcgccgccgggccgggggcggctcCCGAGGGGGCGGCGATGGGTGGCGCTCGTGGCCCTTCCCCGCTTGCCCAGGGCGCGCTCGCCGCAAGCGAATCGCGGCTTAAACCCTGGCGGGGGAGCAGCCAGGAAAGGTTCGTCTGGCGAGAACAGTCGGCTGCCCCCCGCGCCTTCTGTCCTTCTGCCGCGGCCCCGAACCCACCGCGGCTACTGAGCGGGAAGAAACAGCGAGCCCTCGGGGGAGAAGGCGGTTGCCGACGGGAGCTTGACCAGCGGTCCCGACGCCGGGGGCGGGCGAGAGGGGGAGCGGGTTTGCAAGAGGCCGAGCGCCAGGCGTGCGTGGGCGGCGAGGCCTTGTTCCGGTCCTGGCCTACGGTGGTTGCCGCCATCCGCCTGCCTTCCAAACGAGCGTTCGTGGCGGCGGGAGCCGGCGCTAAAGCGTTGCAGAGAGCCGGCAAAGAGCGAGAGGCGGcgccggggcgggcgcggggaggtcgggccgggccggcggcggcggggaagcggcgggggcggggcggggaagGGGCGGGCTCCCCTCGCGGGAGGCGCGAGCTTTTCCCGGGCTCGCGCGAACGGTCCAATGGCAGCCGGGCGGTCTCGCGCAGCGGCCAATGGGCATGGCGCTGCGGCTATAAAGAGCGCGGCAGCGCCGCCGTCGCGGCAGTGTCTCGTCTGTGGAGCGAGAGTGCGGTGGTTGTTGCAGAGCCATGGCGCGCACGAAGCAGACGGCGCGGAAGTCGACGGGCGGGAAGGCGCCCCGCAAGCAGTTGGCCACCAAGGCGGCCCGCAAGAGCGCGCCGGCCACGGGCGGCGTCAAGAAGCCGCACCGCTACCGGCCCGGCACGGTGGCGCTGCGCGAGATCCGCCGCTACCAGAAGTCCACCGAGCTGCTGATCCGCAAGCTGCCCTTCCAGCGCCTGGTGCGCGAGATCGCGCAGGACTTCAAGACCGACCTGCGCTTCCAGAGCTCGGCCGTCATGGCGCTGCAGGAGGCCAGCGAGGCTTACCTGGTGGGGCTCTTCGAGGACACCAACCTCTGCGCCATCCACGCCAAGCGCGTCACCATCATGCCCAAGGACATCCAGCTCGCCCGCCGCATCCGCGGAGAGCGCGCCTGAGTCTCCTGCCGCAGCCCTTCCCCGGCAAGGCACGCAGGCAGCCCACACAGACCCAAAGGCTCTTTTAAGAGCCCCTACGTGCACAACAAAAAGAGCTGAATCgctgattaaaatcgctgcAGAATTATTGGGTATGGGAGGAGGAACAAGTCAAAAAGGGACAAATGTCAGTATAATAGCTTAAGAAGGACAATCTTGTCTAAGAGCTACTGCTCGATCTGTAGGAGCTTTTTAAACTCCTAAGTAATTGTCCTGGGTACGACAGTAACAGTTTTAAGACGCTGCAGCTTTTACTTGACAGCCAAAGAGTTAAAAGTGCCGAGTTCTTTGGCTTTCTTCTCTAATCACCCCCATCTCCTTCCTCGAAGGTGTATCGAGACAGTCACAGTCACAGGGATGTAAATTCCTCTATTCTGTCTGAGGCTCTCTGCTTATCTCTCTTAAACTAATATATTCTCACATTTCCTCGTTTCaatttttgtctcctttctcCATCCGGTGTTCATAAAGCACCTTTTACTCCCTCCAGTATTTGCAAAGGACTGCAGATGAattacaaagaagaaaatttagagCCTTATGTGGTTTATAAAAGAGAATTGTTTATATGCAGGATGCTCAGTAAAATGagacactaaaaaaaataaaggtctgGGACCATAAAAGTCAAACATTACAGTCTACAAAATATTACAACCCCCTGATTTTTTCAAAGCAGCGCTACAGGTCTTTTCACTGTGCACTTGGTGTCTCTTAGAAAAGCCTTTGGGTCTGCGTGGCTGCCAGGCTGTGGTTCTTTTTGAGAGCCACCAACTTTTTCATTTGCAGATTACTCGCTTGTGTTTTCTGTCAGTTAACTTTTCTAGGTCTTTTAAGTTCCACTTGTATAGTATCCTTTGGAAACAATTTTTCCATCAGTAATTGCAGTTTTTCGTATATTTCTGAGGGCCTGACGCTGCAAAACGTGAAGTGACCGAAATTTCAAAAAACCCCATAAGGGGGCAGCAGGGCCTAAGAAATCGCTTTATATGAATGCAATTTTGTTCTGAAGACATTAACCAAACTATTATTGGGATCCTTAGAATAATAAAACTAAATACTAGCAAACAGCTTTATTAATCATTTAAGGCATATATTTAATAgatcttttttccccagattggAAAGACCAACGAAATatagaacaacaaaaaaaagctataTTGGCATGCATATATCTTTGAAACATGCCCATGGTATGAGACAGGGAGAAGGGACTGACCAGGACTGAAAACAGCCTGAGCTGGGGGGAGAACGTACTTTAACAGCAAGCAGGATGTGGATGGCACAGCCGGGGTGCCTTACAAAGAGCTGGTAATTGAAGCAGCCTACGCACAATAGGTAGGGTAAACCTTGCCAGAAAAAGCAGTCAAGATAAAAGTGAAAAAGCACTAATAGGATCTGGATGCAGTTTCTGTTAATGCTGAACTGCTTTAATCGTTGGGATTGAACACTGATCACTAAGCAAATCAAACACTACAGGTAAAATTACAACAGAAACGTAGAAATTAAAGCCCTTTTCTTGAAAAGGTGGGTGGCTCTTAAAAGAGCCTTTGGGTTATACAGTATTTCTAGCAGCTATTTACTTGGAGCTGGTGTACTTGGTGACAGCCTTGGTGCCCTCGGAGACGGCGTGCTTGGCCAGCTcgccaggcagcagcagccgcaCGGCCGTCTGGATCTCCCGCGACGTGATGGTGGAGCGCTTGTTGTAGTGCGCCAGGCGCGAGGCCTCGCCGGCGATGCGCTCGAAGATGTCGTTGACGAAGGAGTTCATGATGCCCATGGCCTTGGAGGAGATGCCCGTGTCGGGGTGCACCTGCTTCAGCACCTTGTACACGTAGATGGAGTAGCTCTCCTTGCGGCTCTTCTTGCGCTTCTTGTCGCCCTTCTTCTGCGTCTTGGTGACCGCCTTCTTTGAGCCCTTCTTGGGCGCGGGCGCGGACTTGGCCGGCTCGGGCATGGCTGCAAACACGCGACTCACTCTCAACACACGAAAACGACAAACAAGGAACCGACGACAGCGCCGAGGCCGCGGCAGCTGCTTTTATAGCGGTGCTGTTCCCAGCGGCGCGGCGCTATTGGTCCGCCCCGCGGCCGGCTTTGCTATTGGCCTCCTCTGAATTCGCCTTGCCATTGGCTGCCGAAGGATTCCTTTCTTGCAGCCAATCGGAGCAGGCGCTGCCGCTCCGCCCGGGTTGTATATAAGGCGCCGGGCGGGCCGGGCTGGGACTTACCGAGGCTTTTGCGGCTGCGGAGCGAGCGCGGATTTGCTGAGTGGCTGCCATGTCCGGGCGCGGGAAGCAGGGCGGGAAGGCGCGGGCCAAGGCCAAGTCGCGCTCGTCGCGGGCCGGGCTGCAGTTCCCCGTGGGCCGCGTGCACCGGCTGCTGCGCAAGGGCAACTACGCCGAGCGGGTGGGCGCCGGCGCGCCCGTCTACCTGGCGGCCGTGCTCGAGTACCTGACGGCCGAGATCCTGGAGCTGGCGGGCAACGCGGCCCGCGACAACAAGAAGACGCGCATCATCCCCCGCCACCTGCAGCTCGCCATCCGCAACGACGAGGAGCTCAACAAGCTGCTGGGCAAGGTGACGATCGCGCAGGGCGGCGTGCTGCCCAACATCCAGGCCGTGCTGCTGCCCAAGAAGACCGACAGCCACAAGGCCAAAGCCAAGTAAGCGCCCAAGAGCAACGCCCAGGAAAATTTAAGCAACAGAAACCCAAAGGCTCTTTTCAGAGCCACCTACAGCATCACTAAAGAGCTAAATTGCTTTTAAGcgattttgaaaaatatttagagaaCGTCAGTAGTGCTTTCTAAATGATTTTATATCAATGACTGATTTGTTAAATGCTGTAACAGCGTTTACAAACTGCTTTGTTAGTGATGTTGTGAATTTAATAAATCCATCTGTTCCGCTTAGGGAAAGCCCTCTATCCCCTTTTACAGTAGCCTAGCACACTGCGGAAAAGAAAGCGTTAAGCACTGGTCATACGGCCAAGGTAGATCCTTAAGTAGCTGAGTACTTAAGCTGCCCTGAAGCTATACACAATCCACAGGATTGAACGTTTTTGTCGGAAGGTAACGATTAACGCAGCATCTCGGGGTGCAATCACGGCACGCGCTTCGTGGGGTTTTATGTGCAACACACTATACCAAAactatttgaaaacaaatcttATTTCAGCACTTTTCGAGAAAATTTGGGTGGCTCTTAAAAGAGCCGTTGGGTTTTAAGTGCGGTAGACGACTTTTCTTCCACGGGAACCTTACTTCTTTTTGGGGGCTGCCTTCTTCGCCTTGGCTGTTTTCGGCTTGGCTGCCTTCGGCTTTGCTGTTTTCGGCTTCACCGCCTTCACCTTCGCTGGGCTCTTCGCTGCTGCCGCTACTTTTTTGGGCTTGGCAGCCTTCGTCGCCTTTTTGGGGCTCTTGGCTGCTTTCTTGGTTGCCGGCTTCTTGGCTTTCTTGGGGCTCTTCTTCGCTGTCACTGCCTTCTTGGGCTTCTTGGCGGTGCCGACGGGCTTCTTAGCTGCCGGCTTCTTGGGCTTGGCTGCGGTTGTTTTCTTCTTGGGAGCCTTTTCCTTCACTTCTCCAGGTTTCTTGCTAAGGCGAAAAGAGCCAGAGGCACCGGTGCCCTTGGTCTGCACCAGGGTGCCTTTGCTGACGAGGCTCTTGAGCCCCAGCTTGATGCGGCTGTTGTTCTTCTCCACATCGTAGCCGCCGGCAGCCAGCGCCTTCTTGAGCGCGGCGAGGGAGAGCCCCTTGCGCTCCTTGGAGGCGGACACGGCCTTGGTGATGAGCTCGGTGACGCTGGGCCCCGCGGGCTTGCGGGCTTTGGAGCTGGCTGCCGCCTTCTTCGGCTTCTTGGCGGCGGCCTtagctgcagggactgggacGGCGGGCGCTGCCTCGGCAGCCGGGGCGGGAGCGCTCTCGGACATGACGACGCTGCGCGGACGCGGCTGCCGCTGCACCGGCGGTGCCCCCTTTTATAGCAGCGCGGCGGGCGCTGATTGGTGCGCTCATGAGCCCGCCCCGCCTCCCGCCCGCTCCTGCCACTCGGCTTGTGTTTCTTCCTtccaaaaaaaatgtatttttcgTTAAAAAACTCTGACTGCGGCGCCCCGTTCCTTATCATTCTTGCTGCGGAGACAAAATAGTTTTGTCTTGCGGAGTTTCTTTTAGCTGAGAGTTGAAATGAGTTTCAGGCAAGGCAATAATCCCCGAGTTTGGGGATTGCACGCAGAGCTGGACGgtgagatttttatttctccttttgaaTTAAAACTTTGCTTCTGACAGCACTGTCACAGTGACAGCGGAAACATGTTCCTGAGACGGTTTTTCATCAAGAGGGCTCAAAATGGGGGTAATCTGGAGACCTTGTCTTAGCATAAATGAGCTTTAAAGAGAAGCAAGTAACACAAGATAGTCACCCGGCTCTGTATCTGGGTTATGAGTTGTTTTCCATAACACAGCTTCAtctcttaaaaataatgaaacctTTGGTCCTAATTCCCTACTTAGCTCTCGTAGGAGCTGATCAAAACTAAAGGAAATATGTTTTTCACTAGAAACATTAATGTGAAAAGCAGCTCTCTTAAATCATCAGGAACATTCAAAATCCCGTAATAACATATAGaagttctttctctgtttccctCGGTTTTTGGAGTCCTTGtactaatattttaattaactatatacccatttttttttctccagaatgCTTCTTTTGGTGAAGCACTGTAGATAAACATATTCATTTCTATGTTCTTATTTTAAGATAGTTTACTTGTGTGCTTACTTTTACACTATACTTCAGGAATTTTGTCAGCCAGAAAAAGCaatttcacaaaaagaaaaacaaaataaaatcaaaatatggTGTACATGTTTTCATTATGAAAAATAGAAGTAAAACCACAggattttctttaataaaataatataaatcaAGTGGCTTAATCAAACTATTTTGTCCTCAAAACTGCTGACAG of Pseudopipra pipra isolate bDixPip1 chromosome 5, bDixPip1.hap1, whole genome shotgun sequence contains these proteins:
- the LOC135414464 gene encoding histone H2A-IV, whose protein sequence is MSGRGKQGGKARAKAKSRSSRAGLQFPVGRVHRLLRKGNYAERVGAGAPVYLAAVLEYLTAEILELAGNAARDNKKTRIIPRHLQLAIRNDEELNKLLGKVTIAQGGVLPNIQAVLLPKKTDSHKAKAK
- the LOC135414465 gene encoding histone H2B 1/2/3/4/6 → MPEPAKSAPAPKKGSKKAVTKTQKKGDKKRKKSRKESYSIYVYKVLKQVHPDTGISSKAMGIMNSFVNDIFERIAGEASRLAHYNKRSTITSREIQTAVRLLLPGELAKHAVSEGTKAVTKYTSSK
- the LOC135414462 gene encoding histone H3; this translates as MARTKQTARKSTGGKAPRKQLATKAARKSAPATGGVKKPHRYRPGTVALREIRRYQKSTELLIRKLPFQRLVREIAQDFKTDLRFQSSAVMALQEASEAYLVGLFEDTNLCAIHAKRVTIMPKDIQLARRIRGERA
- the LOC135414466 gene encoding histone H2B 1/2/3/4/6; protein product: MPEPAKSAPAPKKGSKKAVTKTQKKGDKKRKKSRKESYSIYVYKVLKQVHPDTGISSKAMGIMNSFVNDIFERIAGEASRLAHYNKRSTITSREIQTAVRLLLPGELAKHAVSEGTKAVTKYTSSK
- the LOC135414463 gene encoding histone H2A-IV — encoded protein: MSGRGKQGGKARAKAKSRSSRAGLQFPVGRVHRLLRKGNYAERVGAGAPVYLAAVLEYLTAEILELAGNAARDNKKTRIIPRHLQLAIRNDEELNKLLGKVTIAQGGVLPNIQAVLLPKKTDSHKAKAK
- the LOC135414460 gene encoding histone H1.10-like codes for the protein MSESAPAPAAEAAPAVPVPAAKAAAKKPKKAAASSKARKPAGPSVTELITKAVSASKERKGLSLAALKKALAAGGYDVEKNNSRIKLGLKSLVSKGTLVQTKGTGASGSFRLSKKPGEVKEKAPKKKTTAAKPKKPAAKKPVGTAKKPKKAVTAKKSPKKAKKPATKKAAKSPKKATKAAKPKKVAAAAKSPAKVKAVKPKTAKPKAAKPKTAKAKKAAPKKK